The stretch of DNA GTCTGGTTCGACATCAACAACTGGAGgaataagttcaacaactaCGCCTGATTTTACATCCACAACTGGAGGAATAACTTCAACAACTCCATCTGGTTTTACATCCACAACTGGAGGATTAACTTCAACAACTCCAGCTGGTTTTACATCTACAACTGGAGGCACAACTTCTACAACGATATCTGGTACAACATCCACAACTGGAGGAATAACTTCAACCACTCCGTCTGGTTTAACATCAACAACTGGAGGGTTAACTTCAACAACTCCAGCAGGTTTTACATCTACAACTGGAGGCACAACTTCTACAACGATAACTGGTTCAACATCCACAACTGGAGGAATTACTTCAACCACTCCATCTGGTTTAACATCTACAACTGGAGGAATCACTTCAACAACTCCATCTGGTTTTACATCCACAACTGGAGGATTAACTTCAACAACTCCAGCTGGTTTTACATCTACAACTGGAGGCACAACTTCTACAACGATATCTGGTACAACATCCACAACTGGAGGAATAACTTCAACCACTCCATCTGGTTTAACATCTACAACTGGAGGGATAAGTTCAACAACTACGCCTGGTTTTACATCCACAACTGAAGGAATAACTTCAACCACTCCGTCTGGTTTAACATCTACAACTGGAGGAATCACTTCAACAACTTCAGCTGGTTTTACATCTACAACTGGAAGCACAACTTCTACGACGATATCTGGTTCAACAACCACAACTGGTGGGATAAGTTCAACAACTCAAGCTGGTTTTACATCAACGACGGCAGGAACCACTTCAACAACTCCGTCTGGTTTAACATCTACAACTGGAGGGATAAGTTCAACAACTACGCCTGGTTTTACATCCACAACTGAAGGAATAACTTCAACCACTCCGTCTGGTTTAACATCTACAACTGGAGGGATAAGTTCAACAACTACGCCTGGTTTTACATCCACAACTGAAGGAATAACTTCAACCACTCCGTCTGGTTTAACATCTACAACTGGAGGAATCACTTCAACAACTTCAGATGGTTTTACATCTACAACTGGAAGCACAACTTCTACGACGATATCTGGTTCAACAACCACAACTGGTGGGATAAGTTCAACAACTCAAGCTGGTTTTACATCAACGACGGCAGGAACCACTTCAACAACTCCGTCTGGTTCGACATCAACAACTGGAGgaataagttcaacaactaCGCCTGATTTTACATCCACAACTGGAGGAATAACTTCAACAACTCCATCTGGTTTTACATCCACAACTGGAGGATTAACTTCAACAACTCCAGCTGGTTTTACATCTACAACTGGAGGCACAACTTCTACAACGATATCTGGTACAACATCCACAACTGGAGGAATAACTTCAACCACTCCGTCTGGTTTAACATCTACAACTGGAGGGATAAGTTCAACAACTACGCCTGGTTTTACATCCACAACTGAAGGAATAACTTCAACCACTCCGTCTGGTTTAACATCTACAACTGGAGGAATCACTTCAACAACTTCAGCTGGTTTTACATCTACAACTGGAAGCACAACTTCTACGACGATATCTGGTTCAACAACCACAACTGGTGGGATAAGTTCAACAACTCAAGCTGGTTTTACATCAACGACGGCAGGAACCACTTCAACAACTCCGTCTGGTTTAACATCTACAACTGGAGGGATAAGTTCAACAACTACGCCTGGTTTCACATCCACAACTGGAGGGATAAGTTCAACAACTCCAACTGGTTTTACCTCGACAACGGCAGGAACCACTTTAACAACTGTGTCTGGTTCGACATCCACAACTGGAGGAGTAAGTTCAACAACTTCGCCTGGTTTTATTTCAACAACTGCAGGAGTAAGTTCATCAACTCCAGCTAGTTTTACATCAACAACATCAGGAACCACTTCAACTACTCCAGCTGGTTTCACATCGACAACCACGGCAACCACTTCAACAACTCCCTCTGGCTCAACATCCACAACTGTAGCCACAACTTCAACGACCCCAGCTGGTACGACATCTACAACCGGTTCAACTACCACCGGTGAATTGAGAACTACAGCTGGTACAACCACGACCTCAACGACACTCAGCCCATCGAGTTCGACCATCTTTCCAACGTTATTTCCAACTTTCTCCACTGGGTTGTCGACTGGGAGTACATCGACAGCTCAATTCACCCTATTTCCGACCATCGTTGTGCCAACCACCACGGTTTCAACATCATTGCGTTCATCTCAACTGTTACAGTCTGGGCAGCTTGATAATGTTGGCTACCCAAATTTTCTACAGACATCGAAAATTCGGAATCCCCTAGGTGAAAGCTACTGGCCTTCATTAGGTATGCAATTGTTCAACCGTTCACATCATTTGTGATTCGTCGCAATagtagtagaatacagttagagtttttatttatttataatgatactacatcccattgagagattatatcttcttcacaatttttcgccaatagtcccgatccatggctgcagttctccaactgccggctgcaccgattcttgccaagtcctgctccacctggtccaaccacctcgctcgctgggctcctctccttcttgttcctaccggattcgatgcgaacaccatctttgcagggctgctgtccggcaatcttgcaacatgccctgcccatcgcactcgtccagccttggcgactttctgaatgctgggttcgccgtagagttgcgccagttcgtggttcattctccttctccatactccgctttcctgtacaccaccgtatattgttctgagcactcggcgttcgaaaactccaagcgcttgtgagtcctcttcaagcatcgtccatgcttcgtacccatagagaacaaccggtcgaattagggatttgtacatggtacacttcgtacggggtcggagtttgttggacctcaaggagtTAGAGTGGAGATAATATTAACAATAAGTTATAGAATAAGTTTACAATTATCAGTTGCCCCAATGGAATATTGATGTTTTGTTTGCAAATTAATTACACTCTTGAAATGGTAAAAACAGTCGAAATAAATCCCTTACTTTGAAATAGTAAAGGTACTCGTCATTTCAATCATAATTTCCGACAGCAATGCAATAATCAGCAACCATTACTAGCATTATCCCGAATAAGACACATCTCTACTTCTTAAATGCTTTCCggtgggggtctccgtagccacattggttacgcgttcgcttagtatgcGGTCGATCGtgagtccacgcaacaatcaccagcgatggagatcgatccacggtcgaaataagatcgattcatccatacaattgctctgctctgcaagacacatcgggctgctgtgctattaataactcaacaatgatcatatcaactgtctccgctatcctggataatggaagaacagaaagaattctcttacgcctaaatggctactttgtaaatgtaccatatgcaatggtatagaggTAATTCTCTCACGCCCTCTcagcaactgtgtaatgtgcttattatagatatgataaccatgtgacatgtacacgattaaaattcggctctgttacagctaatgagcctgaaataaacaaatgggataaaaaatgcTTTCCGTTATAAAGGGTCATCCATTAGTGACTTGACAGTtttgtgtcttcgtgtgaacgaaCCCTCAAAACATTTTAATGATCTGTCAATGCTAAAACGTCCTGTAGGaaatttccttctttttttagcTAACTGTTATTATTCGAAATCACTAGAGACGCATCTCTTGATATGAGTGAAAACTGAACAAAGCGATTTTCTAAAGCCTAATGTGAAGAGCAGATTTGTGCTTCATGCACGCTTCTGTTGTTGTCCTGCTCTCTCTTCCAGCGTTGTATTAGAAGCGTTCCCTACGTGTTGTATTAGAAGCGTTTCCTAAGCGTTTTCTACGATGGAAATTTACAAGAACTTAAGAGAGAACTTAATACGTACTCTAAAAGTAAAATTGCTCCTGAAAGGAATCACAGGTTCAGAAAACGAACACGTGaaggattggtggacaaaaattagaTGCCTAAatagaattgacggttcgcttgCTTTTTCTGtacttcgatgccttgtttctaACATTCTCaatatgcctcactcctcggcaaccgtcaaccgttttttcctgaatataatCAAAAACGGAATAAGCCTCGGAACCGGCTCAGTAACGACACGATGAGCGCAATTTTGAGATCATAAGAATTTATTAAACGTAGAGACGCCAGcttgaaattttattgaatgataatATGCAATCTCTAATCAGAAAGCAAATGTATGAGGGTTATCAAACACATGAGTGATTCGAGACTTGCATATGTTAATGtacggaataaaaaaaacaactgataCCTTTTGCTACTAGtaacgattaatcgaatattaacAATAATGTAGGTGATTTGATCTTCCCTACATAATACCTACCTTGATACCTTGatgcaaaaaatacaactaCACTACTTATTCATGCATATTTACGTGAAGCTCTATCGATTTGCTGTCGGAAGATAAAAAGTTCATTCGATCTCGTCGAAATATAAGCCAAAACATTGTGTTGTTTGTTTGTCAAGGTTCGTTCTCGGTATCGGGAGAAAGGTAGACATTTCCGAACTATGTAAATATTAGATGATGTTAACCATATTTATTAGATACTTAGGCGATGGGCAAAAAGTCGGCGGTAATTCGAAGACTGATCGTTTCCGAAGTGAAAGTGAATGTGTGCAACCAGAAGGAGTTGGGTCTTAACATAACTAGCAGAACTGTGAGCAACCGACTTCGTGAATAAggtaaaaaagagaaaaaaaaaacattactacGGAAAGCCAATATCAATAAATGCCCTACTGACTTTTGGAAGAAGTTTGTTTGGAACGATGAGAGCAAGTTTGAGCAAGAAGAAACGTTAACGAAATTGTTGCTCGAAGTCTAAGCGTCTGCTATCCAGATTTATTCAAGCAACAGTAGGACGAAGTAGGATCAttgcttaggggctgtccacataccacgtggacaactttaggggggtagggaTTACGAAAATATCCacacttgtccacggtgaggggggaggggataTAGATAATGTCTACGTGGACAAGTTAAATAAGGTACAGTGGGGCAAGTGGAATTTGGGGGTAAGTGGATCAAATATAAtgtaaacaaataacaataaatatttCGCTTTGTTTCCACACAACATCTACCAAACAATCAATAAACATCTACTAAACGTACTTTTCAGTCGTTGTGAACTACCAGACACAACCAAATATTgctttgtttacattcgtattTCTGCAGCCGCGATCAGAGTCGATTACACTCTTAGTAAAATTACATTTTCGACCATCGGCAGTTAAGAAAACTGATTACATTTCACTACTAGGTAattaaaaaatgataatttttttatttaccgaTACAAAATGTGAAAGATTGCATTTGTACTATAAAAATCGGCATGTTTCCACTTGCCCcacatgttttgacgtaggattacatctttcgggaacatattggggtacaaattgaaaatcgaaaatcgagcgcaccgtgaaaattgtccaatttcaaatgctcagtcatttcatgatggattaatgagatttttgcgtcaatcaatttcggcactccataacaattttttacattgaataaaataatatatgtcatgaaactaactatcgagcaattgaaaaatctcaacccttatcttaacggaaatacctacttctgattggtcgaaatctacgacacatgcggcgattccctaacagagacatcaaaaccaagctgcctgggtgatatcggaattgcaaacacatgaaagtagggggagcttttgttcccatcgaaatgtgttcccttacagagacatgaaaaccaagctacctgggggaaatcgacattgcagatacatgaaagtagggggagctttttcccactgacatgtattccctaacagagatttaaaatccaaggtgtctgagggtaatcagcatgtaaataccctcgtggccgatagtttaactaacgacgcgcacaaatggatagtgctcattgtaactagtgtgggcattgctgattgcatacgtgctggcgaataagttgggagcgatgaacgagtgtttttttgtcattttcgttccaataagaatctttcgatgagttgattgaagaatgatgtttcaatgaactgaatagaatttatgcttgatagaattaaataaaatttaaatttggaatttttatgttggttgcttcgtgaaatttcatatcaatgaccgatcatgtattgtaaaatttttagcacaactgtaagagtaaaattgtatatggtagctattgtgttaagatgacttgaaatatgaaacgattttttgacgtaggactacgtctaaccggaagatatagggggtgaaatggaaatctaggcactgaacaagtaggaaaaaatgcaagatttggaacgcttataactcgagcatttctcaatatatcgcaaaggtttttgcatcaattgataggaaatatatctacgcatctatcataatgaataacatttcatttttcttgagataaataattgaataattgtgaaatatcaagcattgtcaaaatgcactatgtgcccatttttgattggtccattttgtgctcctcaaatcgtaccgaccaaaacgggcaaccagagcagcagcgaaatagaatgaagcacgattggaaaggaagaagaaaaaaatgaacgaaacattggtcgcagtctcacacatgcgttattctcgagccagccagtcagcttaaaaatccccgctccgctgccgtaacgatcattctcattcaaaccgtacaccacatcggttcgcatcacaacacatcaacaaaccaacccaagcagtcatgtctggaaatggtaaaggaggaaaagtgaagggaaaggcaaaatcccgctcgaaccgtgttgatctggagttccccgcaagggtagctaggccgagcgtgttagtaccagtgcaccagtccacctagccggcgttatatagtttcggccgccgaagtgatcgagttagctggcaaagctgctcgcgacgataagaaaacccgcattccgaacagaacacattcggttcggtggacatcaagacaacaggcagttgcagcgagtggcgagtggcaaacgcaatcgcaaaacggcatcaggtagcagaagaaaaaagtttgttctttatacaaactgctttggtggcaaatccagaacaaggcggcatcgagggcgttcgaaatggttttttttcaaaaccacgagtactaagttttctaaattggaaccattccataaaacaaggcgcttttcagggccattaaaccttccaaaaaagagtttaggaaatacagttcaatgctttctaaaacaatatccaaaataataataaaacacaaattgattttttcataatttgtttgccaggatatgatgagtatgtgaatttggcagttgttctaagcttattgattttcaccaattcttaaattgcttctagattgaaagtacagtaatttacacttatcacatttagctaattggacggacatgtaatgcgacatatttagttggacatttttgtaaacatagagttcggggtccaaactatgaccccacattgaaagtcgacactgtaccactgtcatcgcaaatgttcaattacaggttaaaattacctccaatccgatactgagtggtggtaatgcgacgtgccattgaatgtaatttactgtaaaatatgtcacaagctggatgggaagaaattttccaactgtgaaagctgtggcgaatggcaaatgcaatcgctaaacagaaaggtttagccgaacaagatggggatatcgagtgataacaaaacaataaactctttagattgaagataattttgtgatcctgaaaaggaccctttttagcctgcatgtgaatccaacgagcgaacaaatcgta from Toxorhynchites rutilus septentrionalis strain SRP chromosome 3, ASM2978413v1, whole genome shotgun sequence encodes:
- the LOC129779863 gene encoding mucin-2-like, producing MVAPNFIILLIFFRWRAVISSSVPAYGFEKYELGYYRYGPGVHNVFTYIPKPRGTTTLTTVAGSTSTIGGTTSTTASGSTSTTEGTTSTTVSGSTSTTGQTTSTTVSGSTSTTEGTTSTTVAGSTTSTTVSGSTSTTGGTTSTTVAGSTSTSGGTTITTVSGSTSTTGGITSTTVSGSTSTTGGISSTTPAGVTSTTGGTTSTTLSGPTTTTGGITSTTPSGLTSTTGGISSTTPSGFTSTTGGITSTTPAGFTSTTGGTTSTTLSGSTSTTGGTTSTTPSGLTTTTGGLTSTSPAGFTSTTAGTTTVGASSTTVSGSTSTTGGISSTTTPDFTSTTGGITSTTPSGFTSTTGGLTSTTPAGFTSTTGGTTSTTISGTTSTTGGITSTTPSGLTSTTGGISSTTTPGFTSTTEGITSTTPSGLTSTTGGITSTTSAGFTSTTGSTTSTTISGSTTTTGGISSTTPAGFTSTTAGTTSTSVSGSTSTTGGISSTTTPDFTSTTGGITSTTPSGFTSTTGGLTSTTPAGFTSTTGGTTSTTISGTTSTTGGITSTTPSGLTSTTGGLTSTTPAGFTSTTGGTTSTTITGSTSTTGGITSTTPSGLTSTTGGITSTTPSGFTSTTGGLTSTTPAGFTSTTGGTTSTTISGTTSTTGGITSTTPSGLTSTTGGISSTTTPGFTSTTEGITSTTPSGLTSTTGGITSTTSAGFTSTTGSTTSTTISGSTTTTGGISSTTQAGFTSTTAGTTSTTPSGLTSTTGGISSTTTPGFTSTTEGITSTTPSGLTSTTGGISSTTTPGFTSTTEGITSTTPSGLTSTTGGITSTTSDGFTSTTGSTTSTTISGSTTTTGGISSTTQAGFTSTTAGTTSTTPSGSTSTTGGISSTTTPDFTSTTGGITSTTPSGFTSTTGGLTSTTPAGFTSTTGGTTSTTISGTTSTTGGITSTTPSGLTSTTGGISSTTTPGFTSTTEGITSTTPSGLTSTTGGITSTTSAGFTSTTGSTTSTTISGSTTTTGGISSTTQAGFTSTTAGTTSTTPSGLTSTTGGISSTTTPGFTSTTGGISSTTPTGFTSTTAGTTLTTVSGSTSTTGGVSSTTSPGFISTTAGVSSSTPASFTSTTSGTTSTTPAGFTSTTTATTSTTPSGSTSTTVATTSTTPAGTTSTTGSTTTGELRTTAGTTTTSTTLSPSSSTIFPTLFPTFSTGLSTGSTSTAQFTLFPTIVVPTTTVSTSLRSSQLLQSGQLDNVGYPNFLQTSKIRNPLGESYWPSLVPIHGCSSPTAGCTDSCQVLLHLVQPPRSLGSSPSCSYRIRCEHHLCRAAVRQSCNMPCPSHSSSLGDFLNAGFAVELRQFVVHSPSPYSAFLYTTVYCSEHSAFENSKRL